The DNA window TACTCGAGATCGGAAAAGCTCGTTTGCATGACGTCTGCTCACCCCCGCTGCGGACCAGGCCGCATTGTCTCAGGACCAAGGTCTCATGCCACCTAGACGTGGGAATAAATCAGCGTTTCCCTAGCACCGAGTAGAGCACCAAAGATTGCAATGCTTGCGATCAGCACTTTCTGCTGCCAGAGCACCGTGACCAACTGGCGGAGATCGATTTCGTCGCCGGCGTAGCCTTGGGCGCTTGACGATAAAGTATGCATACTGGGAAGGTGTGAATTTTTAGGCAAATGCTTTGGAAGCGCTGATGTATTCCCACCCGTTGGTGGCGTGAGACCTTGGCCCTGAGACAATGCGGTCTGGTCCGCAGCGGGGGTGAGCAGACGTCATGCAAACGAGCTTTTCCGACCTCGAGTACGCCGGAAAGAAGGAGCGGACGCGCCGCGAGCGCTTTCTGGCGCCGTTCTACCCGACCGGCAAGGGCCCCGGCCGACCGCTGCTCGGGCTCTCGCGCATGCTGCGCATGTACGTGGCGCAGCAATACTTCGGACCGTCGGACGAGGGCGTCGAGGAACGCTGTGTACGAAAGCCACGCCATTCGCCGCTGCGTCGACCGGCGACCGGAAACCCCGCGCCAGCCGGTCACCTGGCACGTGGCGCTGCGCCCTGGCATGCGCCGGGCCCTGCCTGACGATGCCCTCGGCCGGCTGCAACAGCGCATCGAGCGCGTCAAGGCGAGCTTGCGGGCGAAGGTCGAGCATCCGTTTTTCGTCATCAAAAACCTGTTCAAGCACCTCAAGGCGCGCTATCGGGGGCTGGCCAAAAACCAGGCGCAGTTGTTCACGCTGTTCGGCCTGGCCAATCGGGTGCTGGCCGGCTGGCGTTTGCGGGCGCGTGACGCCCTGCGCGTGTCCTGAGGACCGGTTCAGGTGCCCAACATCGACCCAATACCCCCAAAACGGCCACCCGCGATCGGCCTGACCCTCATATTTGTTTATTGCCGTAACCGCCTTTCCTTAGGTTATGCCTTCGGCGATGGGGGACCGGTCAGCGTTTCCTTAGACACGAACTCGGCGACCAGGGCGAGCATCACGCCGCCCATCATCCCTAGCACGGCAGTGAGTGCAAGAACCAGTGCCTTCCTCGGCTTGGAAGGCTTGGCCGGCGCGGCGATTTCGCCAATCAGTTCGGTGGGGCGGGTCGCTGGCGGCATCATCTGCTGCGACAGCGATAGCCGCTCGGTTGCTTGCTGATTGAGGGAATCGATGACCGAGCTGCGTTCGAGCATCAGCAGGGACGCCTGGACGTTGTCGTGCTCCTCTAGCTTTTCGGCGAGTTGGGTGAGGTCAGCGTACTGCTGCTTTAGTTCGACGCGCTGCTGGTCGAGGCTCTTGAGGCGCTCGGCGATGGGCTTGAGGTTGTTCTCGAACATCGCCGCGTGGGCTTTCTGTACCCCCCTGACCACGTCGCCCAGCAGGCGCACCGCGTCTTCGGCGGTATCGCCCTCGGCGGTGAGCTGGACGGTGGTCGTCACGCCTTTTTGCACGCTCGCTGCAGCAATAAAGGGCCGCTCGCGTTTGACGCCCGTGGCGACGTCCTCGCCATACTCGGCAAGGATGCGGGATGAGAGTTCCTCCGCGCTTTCGAGTATCACCGGTGGTGCAGCCTCCTCACCCTTGACTTGGCCGACCCTCAACTTGACGCTGGCCTCGTAGACCGGCGCTGTGAGGAACGCGAATGCCGCGCCCCCGGCCAGGCAAAGGAGAAAACTGACCATGATCAGCGCTTTTCTTTTGGCCAGAATTCGCCAGAGCTCGAGCAGGCTGATCTCGTCCTCGTAGGGCTGGGCAGGTGGCGGGGTGGTCAGCATGGTGGCGAACTTGTAGGCGGAATTGGAGATTGTCACACCTGCAGAAAAAAATATAAACCGCCCAAAGTAATGGTGGGCAAGATCCCAACACCGCGTCGGTTCTGCTCGCTGTTCCCAGTGCTATGGTAGGCACCGTCGCTCAAGGGCACCCGGCCCGGGCGAGCGCGCCCATGCTGGTTTTGGCCGCTTCAAGGCTCCAAGGACGCCCCTCAGGCAGCGCCGCAGGTGCACTCATTCTACATAACCGCAAACGGCGGGCAGCCAGGCTCATCTGCTTCATGCCGGCGCAGCTTGGATTCAAGAATCAAGTGCAACACGCTTTGAGAAATTGGCGATTTCTTCGGCCATGGCTTCGTCCGGTGTTCTCCAGTCCAAGGTTTTTCGAGGACGGCCGTTCAGAAGCCGGGCGATGTCGTTGAGCGCGGTCTGGCTGACCTCGGACAGGTCCGTGCCCTTGGGCAGGAATTGGCGCAGCAGGCCGTTGGTGTTTTCGTTGCTGCCGCGCTGCCAGGGCGCGTACGGATCGGCAAACCAGATGTCGATCTTCAACCGCTCGGCCAGCTCGACGTGACGGGCCATCTCGCTGCCGCGATCGTAGGTCAGGCTTTGGCGCAAAAATGCCGGCAGCTTCTTCATTTGCCGCGTGAAGCCTTCCAGCGCGGCATCGGCGCCGCAGCTGCGCGTGGCCTCAGGCCTTCATGTGATCCCGATACTGCGCCATCCTTTTCAGCATCCAGCCCGGATACTCCTCCGGCAGGCGGCTTACTTCATCCAGGGCCGCCAGTTCGTCGGCCGACAGGCGCACGCAGGCCGCCAGGATGTTGTCTTTGAGCTGCTCGGGCCGCCTGGCGCCGAGGATGATGCTGGTGACGGCTTTTTGATGCAGCAGCCAGGCCAGGGCGATGGCGGCCACCGAGACCGGCTGGCCGTCGATCTGTTTTCCGGCGGCGATCTCGCGCATCACTTGGATGACCTGGGCGCCGCGCTGGCGGTTGACCGGCGGGAAGTCGAACTTGGCGCGGCGGTTTTCTTCCGAAACGTTCGGGCCTTCGTATTTGCCGGACAGGTAACCGCCGGCCAGCGGGCTCCACACCATCAGTCCGACTTTTTCGGACTCGAGCATGGGGATGATGTCCCGCTCCAGGTCGCGGCCGACCAGGGTGTAGTAGGCCTGCAGGGAGACGATCGGGCACAGGTGCCGCGCCTGGGTGATGCCGATGGCTTTCATCACTTGCCAGGCCGCCCAGTTGGACAGGCCGACGTAGCGCACGTGGCCGTGCTGCACCAGGATGTTCAAGGCTTCGAGCGTTTCTTCGATCGGCGTGGCCGGGTCGAAGCCGTGGATTTGGTACAGGTCGATGTAGTCGGTTTGCAGGCGCTGCAGGCTGGCCTGGCATTGGCTCATGATGTGGCCGCGCGAGGCGCCGCGGGCGTTGGGGCCCTCGCCCATCGGCCCCAGGACTTTGGTGGCCAGCACGATATCCTCGCGGCGAACGCCGAGATTCTTCAGCGACTGGCCGACGATGCGCTCGCTGTCGCCGTAACTATAGACGTTGGCGGTGTCGATGAAGTTGATGCCGGCCTCGAGGGCGATCTTGATCAGCTCGTCGGCCTGCTCTTGCTGCAGGTTGCCGATCAGGCGCCAAAGATCCTTGCCGCCGCCGAAGGTCATGGCGCCCAGGCACAGTTCGGAGACGAACAGGCCGGAGTTGCCGAGCGTGCGGTAGCGCAGGCCTTGGTCGGCGTCGAAACGCGGTAGCGGGTGCGTGCTCATGGGATACCTCGTCATTCAGTGGGTTGATGGGGAAAAACGCGTCGCGCGGCTTGCTGATCGACGAGCGCTTGCAGGCGCTCGACCAGCGAGGTGGTCTCGCCGTGCAGCAGCACCGCGGTGGCGGCATCCAAACCGATCTGCGCGGCCAGCGTTTCCGGAATCCGCTGCGCCTGCTCACGCAGGGCGCTGGCGCGCGCGGTCAGGGCGACGATCACCCGCCGCTCGTCGGCGCTGTCCCGGCTGCGGGTCACCAGGCCGCCGCGCTCCATGCGCTTGAGCAGCGGGGTGATGGTGCCGGCGTCCAGGTACAGGCAATCGCGCAATTCGCCGACGGTGCTGCTGCCGCGCTGCCACAGCACCAGCAGCACCAGGTACTGCGAGTAGGTCAGCCCGAGCGGCAACAGCAGCGGCCGATACAGGCGCTGCATCAGGTTGGTGGCCGCGTACAGGGGAAAGCAGACCTGGCGGTCCAGGCGCAGCCAGCGGGCGTCGTGCGGGCGCTCGGCGTCGCTCATCGCGTCTTGACGTTAAGCGCGACGTCGATGTTGCCGCGCGTTGCGTTCGAATACGGGCAGACCTGGTGCGCCTGCGCCACCAGCGCCTCGGCGGTGGCCTGATCGACGCCGGCCAGCGTGACTTCCAGCGCCACGGTCAGCGCGAAGCCGCCGCCGGCGTTGGCCTGCAGGCCGACCGTGGCCGCGACCTCGACGTCCTCGTCCTTGATCTTGTGGGCCTGATTGCGGCTGACGTGGATCACCGCGTTGCCGAAACAGGCGGCGTAACCGGCCGCGAACAGCTGCTCGGGATTGGTGGCGCCGCCCTGGCCGCCCAGGCTGGGCGGCATGGCGAGCTTCAGGTCGAGCAGGCCGTCGCTGCTCCTGGCCGTGCCGTTGCGACCGCCGATGGCGTGGACTGTGGTCGAGTACAAAGCGCTCATGCCGCACCTCCAAAAATCGTGGTAGCCGATTATATGGCTAGCCAGGCGTCAGGTGCATGACGCGTCACGTCTGAGTCAGCCGGCCGCCGGCCCGAGCCAGACGCCCGGCCACGGCCGCCGCGGCTTACTGGCCCGCCTCGGCCGGCGGCCAGGCGCCCAGCGCCTGGCCGCAGCGCAGCGCGCTGCCCTCGCGCACGGCGCCGTCCCAGGCAAACGGGCCCGGCGGCAGCAGCAGGATCACCGTCGAGCCCATGGCGAAATGGCCGAGTTCCGCGCCGCGCGCCAGCTGCACGCTGCCGGCGCCGCTGGCCGGGTAGGTCTTGCGCCACAGGCCGCGGCGCGCACCGTGGGGGTTGATCTCGCCGGCCCACACGGTGCTGATGCTCGACACCAGCAGCGCGCCGACCAGCACCACCACCAGCGGCCCGCAGGCGGTATCGAACACGCACACCAGGCGCTCGTTGCGGGCAAACAGGCGGTCGATCCGGCGGACGGTCGCGCCCTGCACCGAAAAAAGCCGCCCCGGCACGTGCGTCATGCTGCGCAGCGTGCCGGCCAGCGGCATGTGCACGCGGTGGTAGTCGCCGGGGGCCAGGTACACGGTGCAGAACGCGCCGCCCGTGAATTCATCGGCCAGCGCAAAGTCGCCGCCGAGCAGCTCCGGCACCGTGTAGCTGCGGCCCTTGGCCTGCAGCAGCCGGTCGCCGGCGATGGCGCCGTGCGCGCTCAGCACGCCGTCGGCCGGGCTGACCAGGGTGCGCTCGTCGCCGGCCAGCGGCCGGGCGCCAGGGCGCAGCGCGCGGGTGAAGAAGCTCGCGAAATCCGGATAGGCGCGCGGGTCCGGCTGCGCGGCGTCGGCCAGGTCGATGTGGTAGGCGCGGATCAGGCCGTCGATCAGCAACTGCTTGAGCCACGGCTGGCGCGCCCGCGCCAGGTGGTAGACCAGGCGCGAGACGGCGTGATGCGGCAGCAGCCACGACGGCAGGCAGGCGAGCTGATCGGAAAGCCAGGACATGACGGGCACCGTGGCGAAGGGTGAGGCATTGTGCGGCGCTGCCCGCGGCGGCGCCAGCCGGCCGGCGGCGACTTGCTAGACTGCCGGGCCGCCCGCCCGCTGATCGAAACCATCCGTCGACCCACGCCATGACCGTCCTGCGCATCGCCACCCGCAAGAGCCCGCTCGCCCTGTGGCAGGCCCACCACGTCGCCGAGCTGCTGCGCCGCTACCATCCGGGCCTGCGCATCGAGCTGGTGGAGATGCTCACCGAGGGCGACCGCATCCTGGACCGGGCGCTCAGCGCCGAAGGCGGCAAAGGGCTGTTCATCAAGGAACTGGAGCAGGGCCTGGCCGACGGCCGCGCGGACCTGGCGGTGCATTCGATGAAGGACGTGCCGGCCGAGCTGCCGCCCGGCTTTGCGCTGCCGGTGTTCTGCGCCGCCGCCGATGCGCGCGATGCGCTGGTGGCGCCGCGGGCCGGCGGCCTGGATGAGCTGCCGCCGGGCGCCCGCGTCGGCACCGCCAGCCTGCGCCGCGGCTGTCAGGTGTTGGCCAGGCGGCCCGACCTGGTGCTGGTGCTGACCCGCGGCAACGTGCAGACGCGCCTTGCCAAGCTGGATCGGGGTGACTGCGACGCCCTGCTGCTGGCCGCCGCGGGTCTGGACCGGCTGGGCCTCGCCGAACGCATCACCGAACGTCTGGATACCGACGTGATGCTGCCGGCAGTGACGCAGGGCGTGCTGGGCCTTGAATGCCGCGAGGGCGACGCCGCCACGCAGGCGCTGATCGCGCCGCTACACGAGCCGGCCACGGCGCTGCGCGTGCAGGCCGAGCGGGCCTTTGCCGGGCGGCTGGGCGGCGGCTGCCACACGCCGCTGGCCGCGCACGCGGTGCTGGACGGCGAGCGGCTGCACCTGACCGGCCTGGTCGGCACGCCGGACGGGCGTCGCATCCTGCGCGAGTCGCTCAGCGGTTCGGCCGACCAGCCGCAGACGCTGGGCCTGGCCTTGGCGCAGGTTCTGCTCGAACGCGGTGCCGGTGAGATTCTGGCCGGCCATGGCTGACACGCATCGGCCGGGCGTGCTGGTCACGCGGCCAGCCGGCCAGGCCCAAGCGCTCGGCGACGGGCTGCGCGCCGCGGGCTTCACGCCGCTTTACTTGCCGACGCTGGCGATCGAGGCTGCCGATCCGGCCCTTGCCGTCGCGGCGCTGCGCGCCGCCCTGCCCTGCGACCTGGCCATCTTCATCAGCGCCAACGCCGTGCAGCACGCCCTGCCGGTCATCGCCGCGGCCGGCGGCCTGCCGGCCGGGTGCACGGTGGCGGCGGTCGGGCCGGCCAGCGCGCGGACGCTCGCCGCTGCCGGTTTTGCCGATGCACTGACACCCAATGCACGCTTCGACAGCGAAGGCCTGCTGACGCTGCCGCAGTTGCACCAGGTGGCCGGCCAGCGGGTGGTGATCTTTCGCGGCGAGGGCGGGCGCACGCTGCTGGCCGACACGCTCGCCGCGCGCGGCGCCGACGTGCGGGCAGTGGTCTGCTACCGACGTGTCGCGGCGGGCGATGCCGCGCAGCTCAAGGACTGGCTGGCACGGGGCACCATCGCCGCGCTGACCGCCACCAGTCGGGCCAGCCTCGACGGCCTGCTGGCGCTGGCCGGACCCGCGGCAGCGCAACTCAAGACCTTGCCGCTGGCCGTGCTCAGCGCGGCGCTCGTCGATTACGCCCAGCACGCCGGCTTTTGCGGGCCGATCATGTCGGCCCGCGAGGCCAGCGACGCCGGTCTGGTGACGGTCGTGCGCGCCCTGCTCGGCTCGCCCACACACCCCCGGTAAAATCCGCCCATGATCTGGACACCCCGCGTCACCGTCGCCGCCATTGTCGAGCGCGATGGCCGTTTCCTGCTGGTCGAGGAACTCGCCGAGGGCCGGCTGGTGCTCAACCAGCCGGCCGGCCACCTGGAACACGGCGAGAGCCTGATCGACGCCTGCCGCCGCGAGACGCTGGAGGAAACCGGCTGGAAGGTCGAGCCCGAATCGGTGGTCGGCCTGTATCGGCGCGTCGAGCCGACCAGCGGCATCACGACGCTGCGCGTCTGTTTCAGCGCCCGGCCCGTGGAGCACTACCCTGACCAGCCGCTCGACACCGGCATCGAACGCGCCGTGTGGCTGGATCGCGAGGCGCTTGCCGCCTGCGCGGACCGGCACCGCACGGAGCTGGTGCTGCGCTGCCTGGACGACTACCTGGCCGGCGCCCGCCACCCGCTGGCGCTGCTCGCGCACGCCTGATGGACGCCCCCTTCGGCCTGCCGCTGCCACCGCCGGCGCGGGTGGTGGTCGGCCTGTCCGGCGGCGTGGATTCGGCCGTCACGGCGCTGCTGCTCAAGCGCGCCGGCTACGAGGTGCTTGGCCTTTTCATGAAGAACTGGGAAGACGACGACCGCTTCGGCGACTGCCCGGCCGAGGCCGACATCGCCGACGTGCAGGCCATCGGCCAGGCGCTCGACATCCCGGTGCAGGTGGTGAACTTTGCCGCCGAATACCGCGAGCAGGTGTTTGCGCATTTCCTGGCCGAGTACCGGCGCGGGCGCACGCCGAATCCGGACATCCTGTGCAACCGCCAGATCAAGTTCGGCGTGTTCCAGCAGCATGCGCTGGCGCTCGGGGCGCAGGCCATCGCCACCGGCCATTACGCCGCGCTCCGGCGCGATGGCAAGCAGGTACATCTGCTGTGCCCGGCTGACCGCGACAAGGACCAGACCTATTTTCTGCACAGCCTGACGCAGGCGCAGCTGGCGCCGGCCGGCATGCCGCTGGCCGGCTTTGCCAAGCGCGCGGTGCGCGCCCTGGCCGCGCAAGAGCGCCTGCCGGTGGCGGACAAGAAGGACTCGACCGGCATCTGCTTCATCGGCGAGCGGCCGTTTCGCGAGTTCCTGAGCCGCTACCTGGTAGCCGAGCCAGGCGACATGCTGGACCCGGAGGGCCACATCGTCGGCCGGCACATCGGCCTGCCCTACTACACGCTCGGCCAGCGCCAGGGCCTGGGCATCGGCGGCGGGCACGGCACGGGCAACGCGCCGTGGTACGTGGCCGGCAAGGACGCCGCGCGCAACACGCTGCACGTGGTGCAGGGGCACGATCATCCGCTGCTGCTCAGCGACAGCCTGCTGTC is part of the Immundisolibacter sp. genome and encodes:
- a CDS encoding Wzz/FepE/Etk N-terminal domain-containing protein; translation: MHTLSSSAQGYAGDEIDLRQLVTVLWQQKVLIASIAIFGALLGARETLIYSHV
- the asd gene encoding archaetidylserine decarboxylase (Phosphatidylserine decarboxylase is synthesized as a single chain precursor. Generation of the pyruvoyl active site from a Ser is coupled to cleavage of a Gly-Ser bond between the larger (beta) and smaller (alpha chains). It is an integral membrane protein.), producing MSWLSDQLACLPSWLLPHHAVSRLVYHLARARQPWLKQLLIDGLIRAYHIDLADAAQPDPRAYPDFASFFTRALRPGARPLAGDERTLVSPADGVLSAHGAIAGDRLLQAKGRSYTVPELLGGDFALADEFTGGAFCTVYLAPGDYHRVHMPLAGTLRSMTHVPGRLFSVQGATVRRIDRLFARNERLVCVFDTACGPLVVVLVGALLVSSISTVWAGEINPHGARRGLWRKTYPASGAGSVQLARGAELGHFAMGSTVILLLPPGPFAWDGAVREGSALRCGQALGAWPPAEAGQ
- a CDS encoding aldo/keto reductase — protein: MSTHPLPRFDADQGLRYRTLGNSGLFVSELCLGAMTFGGGKDLWRLIGNLQQEQADELIKIALEAGINFIDTANVYSYGDSERIVGQSLKNLGVRREDIVLATKVLGPMGEGPNARGASRGHIMSQCQASLQRLQTDYIDLYQIHGFDPATPIEETLEALNILVQHGHVRYVGLSNWAAWQVMKAIGITQARHLCPIVSLQAYYTLVGRDLERDIIPMLESEKVGLMVWSPLAGGYLSGKYEGPNVSEENRRAKFDFPPVNRQRGAQVIQVMREIAAGKQIDGQPVSVAAIALAWLLHQKAVTSIILGARRPEQLKDNILAACVRLSADELAALDEVSRLPEEYPGWMLKRMAQYRDHMKA
- a CDS encoding MarR family transcriptional regulator, with product MSDAERPHDARWLRLDRQVCFPLYAATNLMQRLYRPLLLPLGLTYSQYLVLLVLWQRGSSTVGELRDCLYLDAGTITPLLKRMERGGLVTRSRDSADERRVIVALTARASALREQAQRIPETLAAQIGLDAATAVLLHGETTSLVERLQALVDQQAARRVFPHQPTE
- a CDS encoding Wzz/FepE/Etk N-terminal domain-containing protein, which produces MLTTPPPAQPYEDEISLLELWRILAKRKALIMVSFLLCLAGGAAFAFLTAPVYEASVKLRVGQVKGEEAAPPVILESAEELSSRILAEYGEDVATGVKRERPFIAAASVQKGVTTTVQLTAEGDTAEDAVRLLGDVVRGVQKAHAAMFENNLKPIAERLKSLDQQRVELKQQYADLTQLAEKLEEHDNVQASLLMLERSSVIDSLNQQATERLSLSQQMMPPATRPTELIGEIAAPAKPSKPRKALVLALTAVLGMMGGVMLALVAEFVSKETLTGPPSPKA
- a CDS encoding organic hydroperoxide resistance protein; this encodes MSALYSTTVHAIGGRNGTARSSDGLLDLKLAMPPSLGGQGGATNPEQLFAAGYAACFGNAVIHVSRNQAHKIKDEDVEVAATVGLQANAGGGFALTVALEVTLAGVDQATAEALVAQAHQVCPYSNATRGNIDVALNVKTR
- a CDS encoding uroporphyrinogen-III synthase, encoding MADTHRPGVLVTRPAGQAQALGDGLRAAGFTPLYLPTLAIEAADPALAVAALRAALPCDLAIFISANAVQHALPVIAAAGGLPAGCTVAAVGPASARTLAAAGFADALTPNARFDSEGLLTLPQLHQVAGQRVVIFRGEGGRTLLADTLAARGADVRAVVCYRRVAAGDAAQLKDWLARGTIAALTATSRASLDGLLALAGPAAAQLKTLPLAVLSAALVDYAQHAGFCGPIMSAREASDAGLVTVVRALLGSPTHPR
- the hemC gene encoding hydroxymethylbilane synthase, with protein sequence MTVLRIATRKSPLALWQAHHVAELLRRYHPGLRIELVEMLTEGDRILDRALSAEGGKGLFIKELEQGLADGRADLAVHSMKDVPAELPPGFALPVFCAAADARDALVAPRAGGLDELPPGARVGTASLRRGCQVLARRPDLVLVLTRGNVQTRLAKLDRGDCDALLLAAAGLDRLGLAERITERLDTDVMLPAVTQGVLGLECREGDAATQALIAPLHEPATALRVQAERAFAGRLGGGCHTPLAAHAVLDGERLHLTGLVGTPDGRRILRESLSGSADQPQTLGLALAQVLLERGAGEILAGHG
- the mnmA gene encoding tRNA 2-thiouridine(34) synthase MnmA is translated as MDAPFGLPLPPPARVVVGLSGGVDSAVTALLLKRAGYEVLGLFMKNWEDDDRFGDCPAEADIADVQAIGQALDIPVQVVNFAAEYREQVFAHFLAEYRRGRTPNPDILCNRQIKFGVFQQHALALGAQAIATGHYAALRRDGKQVHLLCPADRDKDQTYFLHSLTQAQLAPAGMPLAGFAKRAVRALAAQERLPVADKKDSTGICFIGERPFREFLSRYLVAEPGDMLDPEGHIVGRHIGLPYYTLGQRQGLGIGGGHGTGNAPWYVAGKDAARNTLHVVQGHDHPLLLSDSLLSEAATWIAGRPPASRFSCTAKTRYRQTAEACKVEVLDDGRCVVRFARPQRAVTPGQSVVFYVGDECLGGAVIDTTVPVTGRSAPQPMLA
- a CDS encoding NUDIX hydrolase; this translates as MIWTPRVTVAAIVERDGRFLLVEELAEGRLVLNQPAGHLEHGESLIDACRRETLEETGWKVEPESVVGLYRRVEPTSGITTLRVCFSARPVEHYPDQPLDTGIERAVWLDREALAACADRHRTELVLRCLDDYLAGARHPLALLAHA